One Pongo pygmaeus isolate AG05252 chromosome 10, NHGRI_mPonPyg2-v2.0_pri, whole genome shotgun sequence genomic window carries:
- the ZNF10 gene encoding zinc finger protein 10, with the protein MLKNKEGMDAKSLTAWSQTLVTFKDVFVDFTREEWKLLDTAQQIVYRNVMLENYKNLVSLGYQLTKPDVILRLEKGEEPWLVERGIHQETHPDSETAFEIKSSVSSRSIFKDKQSCDIKMEGMARNDLWYLSLEEVWKCRDQLDKYQENPERHLRQVAFTQKKVLTQERVSENGKYGGNCLLPAQLVLREYFHKRDSHTKSLKHDLVLNGHQESCASNSNECGQTFCQNIHLIQFARTHTGDKSYKCPDNDNSLTHGSSLGISKGIHREKPYECKECGKFFSWRSNLTRHQLIHTGEKPYECKECGKSFSRSSHLIGHQKTHTGEEPYECKECGKSFSWFSHLVTHQRTHTGDKLYTCNQCGKSFVHSSRLIRHQRTHTGEKPYECPECGKSFRQSTHLILHQRTHVRVRPYECNECGKSYSQRSHLVVHHRIHTGLKPFECKDCGKCFSRSSHLYSHQRTHTGEKPYECHDCGKSFSQSSALIVHQRIHTGEKPYECCQCGKAFIRKNDLIKHQRIHIGEETYKCNQCGIIFSQNSPFIVHQIAHTGEQFLTCNQCGTALVNTSNLIGYQTNHIRENAY; encoded by the exons ATGCTCAAGAACAAGGAGGGCATGGATGCTAAGTCACTAACTGCCTGGTCCCAG ACACTGGTGACCTTCAAGGATGTATTTGTGGACTTCACCAGGGAGGAGTGGAAGCTGCTGGACACTGCTCAGCAGATCGTGTACAGAAATGTGATGCTGGAGAACTATAAGAACCTGGTTTCCTTGG GTTATCAGCTTACTAAGCCAGATGTGATCCTCCGgttggagaagggagaagagcccTGGCTGGTGGAGAGAGGAATTCACCAAGAGACCCATCCTG attCAGAGACTGCATTTGAAATCAAATCATCAGTTTCCAGCAGGAGCATTTTTAAAGATAAGCAATCCTGTGACATTAAAATGgaaggaatggcaaggaatgatCTCTGGTATTTGTCATTAGAAGAAGTCTGGAAATGTAGAGACCAGTTAGACAAGTATCAGGAAAACCCAGAGAGACATTTGAGGCAAGTGGCATTCACCCAAAAGAAAGTACTTACTCAGGAGAGAGTCTCTGAAAATGGTAaatatgggggaaactgtctTCTTCCTGCTCAGCTAGTACTGAGAGAGTATTTCCATAAACGTGACTCACATACTAAAAGTTTAAAACATGATTTAGTTCTTAATGGTCATCAGGAAAGCTGTGCAAGTAACAGTAATGAATGTGGTCAAACTTTCTGTCAAAACATTCACCTTATTCAGTTTGCAAGAACTCACACAGGTGATAAATCCTACAAATGCCCTGATAATGACAACTCTCTTACTCATGGTTCATCTCTTGGTATATCAAAGGGCATACAtagagagaaaccctatgaatgtaaggaatgtggaaaattcTTCAGCTGGCGCTCTAATCTTACTAGACATCAGCttattcatactggagaaaaaccctatgagtgtaaagaatgtggaaagtcTTTCAGCCGGAGTTCTCACCTCATTGGACATCAAAAGACCCATACTGGTGAGgaaccctatgaatgtaaagaatgtggaaaatcCTTCAGCTGGTTCTCTCACCTTGTTACTCATCAGAGAACTCATACAGGAGACAAACTGTACACATGTAATCAGTGTGGGAAATCTTTTGTTCATAGCTCTAGGCTTATTAGACACCAGAGGAcacatactggagagaaaccctatgaatgtccTGAATGTGGGAAATCTTTCAGACAGAGCACACATCTCATTCTGCATCAGAGAACCCATGTGAGAGTGAGGCCCTatgaatgcaatgaatgtggaaagtCTTACAGCCAGAGATCTCACCTTGTTGTGCATCATAGAATTCACACTGGACTAAAACCTTTTGAGTGTAAGGATTGTGGAAAATGTTTTAGTCGAAGCTCTCACCTTTATTCACATCAAAGAacccacactggagagaaaccatatgaGTGTCATGATTGTGGAAAATCTTTCAGCCAGAGTTCTGCCCTTATTGTGCATCAGAGGAtacatactggagagaaaccatatgaatgctgtcagtgtgggaaagccttcatcCGGAAGAATGACCTCATTaagcatcagagaattcatattGGAGAAGAGACCTATAAATGTAATCAATGTGGCATTATCTTCAGCCAGAACTCTCCATTTATAGTTCATCAAATAGCTCACACTGGAGAGCAGTTCTTAACATGCAATCAATGTGGGACAGCGCTTGTTAATACCTCTAACCTTATTGGATACCAGACAAATCATATTAGAGAAAATGCTTACTAA